The following are encoded in a window of Paenibacillaceae bacterium GAS479 genomic DNA:
- a CDS encoding DNA-binding transcriptional regulator, MarR family — MITEDFARLWMKISKDWKSHLEDELLPNLTEGQLNALELLQKHQPMKPSELLQYLQTTPAAITTLLDRMEKGGLIERSRDSSDRRIVWVTVTEHGEIEAKRGIEIREMFLQGALDRISSHNQQLLVYLLGKVANAG; from the coding sequence TTGATAACCGAGGATTTTGCCAGACTGTGGATGAAAATTTCAAAAGATTGGAAAAGTCATCTGGAGGACGAGCTGTTGCCTAACTTAACGGAGGGGCAGCTGAATGCATTGGAGCTTTTGCAAAAGCATCAGCCAATGAAGCCATCCGAGCTGCTGCAGTATTTACAGACGACACCTGCAGCGATCACGACGCTTTTGGATCGGATGGAGAAGGGCGGCTTAATCGAGCGCAGCCGTGATTCCTCCGACCGCCGCATCGTGTGGGTCACGGTAACGGAGCATGGAGAGATTGAAGCCAAGCGTGGAATCGAGATTCGAGAAATGTTTCTGCAAGGAGCGTTGGATCGAATTTCTTCCCATAACCAGCAGCTGCTTGTGTATCTGCTTGGCAAAGTAGCTAACGCTGGCTGA
- a CDS encoding Transcriptional regulator, contains XRE-family HTH domain: MNMTMGDRLRELRLSKNMSQEEVSRNIGITRSAYSHYEINNRQPVYETLMKLAAFFEVSLDYMIGGDQNQNDNLLSSETLDLIHKLNRMEPDKRKKSIDKMMDLLKQTESAG; the protein is encoded by the coding sequence ATGAATATGACTATGGGAGACCGTCTGCGAGAGCTTCGTCTCAGCAAAAACATGTCCCAGGAGGAGGTATCCCGCAATATCGGAATTACCCGCTCCGCTTACAGCCATTATGAGATCAATAACCGCCAGCCGGTTTATGAAACGCTCATGAAGCTGGCTGCCTTCTTCGAGGTCTCTCTGGATTATATGATCGGCGGAGATCAAAATCAAAACGACAACCTTCTTTCCTCTGAGACGCTTGATCTCATCCATAAGCTGAATCGCATGGAGCCGGATAAGCGAAAAAAATCGATTGATAAAATGATGGATCTGCTCAAACAGACCGAATCAGCCGGTTAG
- a CDS encoding 23S rRNA (cytosine1962-C5)-methyltransferase — protein MYIADQWKDYELIDTGDGDKLERWGNVTLRRPDPQIIWPFRGDRNAWTSADGHYHRSSAGGGNWDYKKALPERWTVRYGELSFHIKPTNFKHTGLFPEQAVNWSWMMDKIRNAGRPIKVLNLFAYTGGATVASAAAGAEVCHVDAAKGMVQWAKENVALSGLADRPVRYITDDVFKFVQREQRRGSKYDAIIMDPPSYGRGPGGEMWKLESSLFPFLESCMDILSDKPLFMLINSYTTGLSPQVLHNLLHMTAGKRFGGSIHCGEIGLPISASELALPCGILGRWEA, from the coding sequence ATGTATATCGCTGACCAATGGAAAGACTACGAACTTATCGACACCGGTGACGGAGACAAGCTTGAGCGCTGGGGCAATGTCACACTGCGCCGCCCAGATCCACAAATTATTTGGCCATTCCGCGGTGACCGCAATGCCTGGACTTCGGCAGACGGACATTATCATCGCAGCAGCGCCGGAGGCGGCAACTGGGATTACAAAAAAGCTCTGCCTGAACGCTGGACGGTTCGCTACGGCGAGCTCAGCTTCCATATCAAACCGACCAACTTCAAACATACCGGCCTGTTCCCTGAGCAAGCGGTCAACTGGAGCTGGATGATGGATAAAATCCGCAACGCTGGACGCCCGATCAAGGTGCTGAACCTATTCGCCTATACTGGTGGAGCAACGGTTGCATCAGCCGCTGCCGGAGCTGAAGTATGCCATGTGGATGCAGCCAAAGGGATGGTTCAATGGGCGAAAGAGAACGTCGCTCTATCCGGCCTTGCCGACCGTCCCGTTCGTTATATTACCGACGATGTGTTCAAATTCGTACAGCGGGAACAGCGCCGCGGCAGCAAGTATGATGCCATTATTATGGACCCGCCGTCCTACGGCCGTGGCCCTGGAGGCGAAATGTGGAAGCTCGAGTCGAGCTTATTCCCATTCCTGGAATCCTGCATGGATATTCTCAGCGACAAACCGCTGTTCATGCTGATCAACTCCTATACAACCGGATTGTCTCCTCAGGTACTGCATAATCTGCTGCATATGACCGCGGGCAAACGATTCGGCGGCTCCATCCATTGCGGCGAGATCGGCTTGCCTATCAGCGCCTCTGAACTGGCGCTTCCATGCGGAATTTTGGGACGCTGGGAGGCGTGA
- a CDS encoding 23S rRNA pseudouridine1911/1915/1917 synthase — MGGRSSETPPIPILYEDNHLLVVVKPPGIPSQEDESGDPDMLTLLKEDLKLRHNKPGNVFLGLVHRLDRPVGGVMLFAKTSKAAGRLSDSVRTRSFRKTYLAVLSKAPKSSEGSLLHYLAKDSRRNIVTAYARPTADAKEARLSYRTRSGPGGLTLAAVQLHTGRPHQIRVQFSAIGCPLIGDLKYGASDRGETSPKGVHGDIALWSARAGIPHPVTKEWMEFQSMPPSLQPPWTAWTLEQLQQASTRLSMDDMPI; from the coding sequence ATGGGCGGTCGCAGCAGCGAAACTCCACCGATCCCGATTTTATATGAGGATAATCATCTGCTTGTTGTGGTCAAGCCGCCCGGCATCCCTTCCCAAGAGGATGAGAGCGGTGATCCCGACATGCTGACGCTGCTCAAAGAGGATCTCAAGCTGCGGCATAACAAACCCGGCAATGTGTTCCTCGGGCTTGTGCATCGTCTGGATCGTCCTGTCGGCGGAGTGATGCTCTTCGCCAAAACCTCGAAGGCTGCTGGCCGGCTCTCGGACTCAGTCCGCACGAGGAGCTTCCGCAAAACCTACTTGGCGGTGCTTAGCAAAGCACCTAAGTCTAGCGAAGGCAGCCTGCTGCATTATTTGGCCAAAGACTCGAGGCGCAACATTGTTACCGCATATGCTCGCCCCACTGCTGATGCCAAAGAAGCCAGGCTGAGTTACCGTACTCGGTCCGGTCCGGGCGGGTTGACACTCGCTGCCGTACAGCTGCATACGGGTCGCCCACATCAGATCCGCGTACAGTTTTCTGCCATCGGTTGTCCGCTGATCGGCGATCTCAAGTACGGCGCATCCGATCGAGGAGAAACTAGCCCTAAAGGGGTTCATGGCGATATAGCCCTCTGGTCGGCGCGAGCCGGTATCCCTCATCCCGTAACGAAGGAATGGATGGAATTCCAGTCGATGCCGCCGAGCCTACAGCCGCCTTGGACAGCTTGGACGCTGGAACAGCTCCAGCAAGCTTCGACAAGACTTTCGATGGATGACATGCCGATCTGA
- a CDS encoding aspartate-semialdehyde dehydrogenase: MTQKLRAGIVGGTGMVGQRFIALLENHPWFEVTAIAASANSAGKTYEESVKGRWKLETPMPDSVKQIPVQDASKVEEVAAGLDLIFCAVEMKKSEIQELEEAYAKAGVPVISNNSAHRWTPDIPMVIPEINPEHLEAIAHQRKRLGTETGFVAVKPNCSIQSYVPMLNALKEFGPTQVVASTYQAISGAGKTFTEWPEMIDNVIPYIGGEEEKSEQEPLRIWGKVENGVIVKAEAPHITTQCIRVPVADGHLATVFVNFEKKPSKQEILDRWNAYKGRPQELELPSAPKQFITYFEEENRPQTGVDRDIEKGMGISAGRLREDSLYDYKFVGLSHNTLRGAAGGAVLIAELLKAEGYIVAR, translated from the coding sequence ATGACACAGAAACTCAGAGCCGGTATCGTTGGGGGCACTGGTATGGTTGGCCAACGCTTCATCGCCTTACTAGAAAATCATCCTTGGTTCGAAGTAACCGCCATCGCGGCAAGCGCGAATTCTGCGGGCAAAACGTATGAGGAATCCGTTAAGGGCAGATGGAAGCTTGAGACGCCTATGCCGGACAGCGTAAAACAAATTCCGGTACAGGACGCCTCGAAGGTCGAGGAAGTCGCTGCTGGACTGGATCTCATCTTCTGCGCCGTCGAAATGAAAAAAAGCGAAATCCAGGAGCTTGAGGAAGCCTATGCGAAAGCTGGCGTCCCGGTCATTTCCAACAACTCCGCTCATCGCTGGACTCCGGACATTCCGATGGTCATTCCCGAAATCAATCCGGAGCATCTTGAGGCTATCGCTCATCAACGTAAACGCCTCGGTACGGAAACTGGCTTTGTTGCTGTTAAACCGAACTGCTCGATCCAAAGCTATGTGCCGATGCTGAACGCACTCAAAGAATTCGGTCCAACCCAAGTTGTAGCCAGCACGTATCAAGCGATCTCCGGCGCGGGTAAAACGTTCACGGAGTGGCCGGAAATGATCGACAATGTGATTCCTTACATTGGTGGCGAGGAAGAGAAAAGCGAGCAAGAGCCGCTTCGCATCTGGGGCAAAGTAGAAAACGGCGTCATCGTCAAAGCGGAAGCTCCGCATATTACGACCCAATGCATCCGCGTTCCGGTTGCTGATGGCCATCTGGCGACTGTGTTCGTTAATTTTGAGAAAAAACCTAGCAAACAGGAAATTCTGGATCGCTGGAACGCCTACAAGGGCCGCCCACAAGAGCTTGAGCTGCCAAGCGCACCTAAGCAGTTCATCACCTATTTCGAGGAAGAGAATCGTCCACAAACGGGCGTAGACCGCGATATCGAAAAAGGTATGGGTATCTCTGCCGGCCGCCTTCGCGAAGATTCCTTGTACGACTACAAATTTGTCGGCCTATCGCATAACACGCTGCGCGGTGCTGCTGGCGGCGCGGTGCTGATCGCCGAGCTGCTCAAAGCGGAAGGTTACATCGTCGCACGCTAA
- a CDS encoding CubicO group peptidase, beta-lactamase class C family gives MSYQWQFSTPQAEGLDSSRLASLDDYLRVKRYRLVNSVLVVKNDRIVNERYFNKFTEESKNPMKSIWKSILAILTGICLDKGWIQGLDEPIANYLTEFRQGIHPYHHLISIRHLLTMSSGIYWNGGVHYHCPMVSQMMRTRDWIAHLADTAVSDYPGTRHLYKEWDVLLLSAVIGKAYGNPSYDLCEKYLFAPLSISSGRWPESPCGVSYTVMKGEEQSNLSARDLAKLGLLVLNNGVAGDERIVSESYLKEMVTPGITNESYGYLWWLFKDGYGCRGFGGQEINVLPYANMVTVIQATPTSSNKVYGDIHEEILKTSIIDIEE, from the coding sequence ATGAGCTATCAGTGGCAATTCTCAACCCCTCAAGCCGAAGGGTTAGATTCTAGTCGGTTAGCTAGTCTTGATGACTACCTTAGAGTCAAGAGATATCGGCTCGTGAACAGCGTCCTTGTTGTGAAAAATGACCGCATCGTAAATGAAAGATATTTTAATAAGTTCACTGAAGAAAGTAAAAATCCAATGAAGTCAATCTGGAAAAGCATTCTCGCGATCCTTACGGGAATCTGTCTGGATAAAGGATGGATTCAAGGTCTGGATGAACCGATCGCCAATTATTTAACTGAATTTCGGCAGGGCATTCATCCCTATCACCATTTAATATCGATTCGTCACCTTCTTACGATGTCCTCAGGCATTTACTGGAATGGCGGAGTTCATTATCATTGCCCGATGGTTTCACAAATGATGAGAACGCGTGATTGGATCGCACACTTGGCAGACACAGCGGTTTCAGACTATCCAGGCACCCGACATTTGTACAAAGAATGGGATGTTCTGTTGTTGTCAGCTGTAATCGGAAAGGCCTATGGTAACCCGTCGTATGATTTATGCGAAAAGTATTTATTTGCCCCGTTGAGCATTTCGAGCGGTAGATGGCCTGAAAGCCCCTGCGGCGTATCTTATACCGTAATGAAAGGAGAGGAGCAGTCCAATTTAAGCGCGCGCGATTTAGCAAAGCTGGGACTGCTTGTACTAAATAATGGTGTGGCGGGAGATGAGCGTATTGTTTCCGAATCGTACTTGAAAGAAATGGTTACACCGGGTATAACCAATGAATCCTACGGTTACTTATGGTGGTTATTTAAAGATGGTTACGGCTGCAGGGGATTTGGAGGACAAGAAATTAATGTACTGCCATATGCTAACATGGTTACGGTTATTCAGGCTACGCCTACTTCATCGAATAAAGTATATGGGGATATTCATGAAGAGATTTTGAAAACATCAATTATAGATATCGAAGAATGA
- a CDS encoding Acyl-CoA reductase translates to MSQEMKLWINGEWVPGARRVKLHNPYNGEVLAEVGYASVEQAELAIETAATAFESFRSVPAHKRSSILYQAADLLERRSDEAARIVALEAAKPIQAARAEIARTVQTYLFAAEAARGIHGETVPMDAAPRGEGRTAYITREPVGVVSAITPFNFPFNLVAHKVGPAIAAGNTIVLKPAEQTPLSALFLAELFEEAGLPAGVLNIIPGEGKELGGTLVSNPRVAFVTFTGSPDVGKQIRAMAGLRKVTLELGSNAPLIIDRGFTETELAKIADEAATGAFAYNGQVCISVQRIVVHEEHAELFSKLMTERALALQAGDPLHEGTAITPLINKKAADRLKGWLEAAVKRGAVLRCGGEFKDNLMTPAVLTAVPEDAELSCEEAFGPVVALSSFTDWREAMKQANRSRYGLQAGVFTKDMEKALMAARELQAGGVLINDIPTFRLDHMPYGGLKDSGTGREGVRYAVEDMTEPKLVSFRSGFYEI, encoded by the coding sequence ATGTCGCAGGAAATGAAGTTATGGATCAATGGAGAATGGGTTCCCGGAGCAAGACGTGTTAAGCTGCATAACCCTTATAACGGAGAGGTACTTGCTGAGGTCGGATATGCATCTGTGGAGCAGGCTGAGCTTGCCATAGAGACGGCTGCAACAGCTTTCGAGTCGTTTCGGAGCGTCCCGGCGCATAAAAGAAGCTCCATTTTGTATCAGGCTGCCGACCTGCTGGAGCGCAGAAGTGATGAAGCGGCTCGCATCGTAGCGCTGGAAGCAGCCAAGCCGATTCAAGCAGCGCGGGCGGAAATTGCCCGTACCGTGCAGACGTATTTATTCGCTGCGGAAGCTGCGCGCGGTATTCACGGCGAGACTGTGCCTATGGATGCAGCGCCACGCGGAGAAGGGCGCACGGCGTACATAACCCGTGAGCCGGTCGGAGTTGTGAGCGCGATCACTCCGTTTAATTTTCCGTTCAACCTCGTTGCACATAAAGTCGGTCCAGCGATTGCTGCCGGCAATACTATCGTCCTCAAGCCGGCTGAGCAAACGCCGCTGTCCGCGCTATTTCTTGCCGAGCTGTTCGAGGAGGCGGGACTTCCAGCTGGTGTGCTGAACATTATCCCTGGGGAAGGGAAGGAGCTTGGCGGGACACTGGTGTCGAATCCTCGCGTTGCTTTTGTGACTTTTACCGGAAGCCCAGACGTCGGTAAACAAATTCGTGCGATGGCGGGATTGCGCAAAGTGACACTGGAGCTCGGCAGCAACGCTCCGCTAATCATCGATCGGGGTTTCACCGAAACGGAGCTTGCTAAGATCGCAGATGAAGCTGCAACAGGTGCGTTTGCCTATAACGGGCAAGTATGCATCTCGGTTCAGCGCATTGTTGTGCATGAGGAGCATGCTGAGCTGTTCTCCAAGTTGATGACAGAAAGAGCGCTTGCGCTGCAAGCCGGAGATCCGCTCCATGAAGGGACGGCAATCACTCCTTTAATCAATAAAAAAGCGGCGGACAGGCTTAAGGGCTGGCTGGAAGCCGCAGTCAAAAGGGGCGCCGTACTGCGCTGCGGCGGCGAATTCAAGGATAATCTGATGACGCCAGCTGTACTAACAGCCGTTCCAGAAGATGCGGAGCTTAGCTGTGAGGAGGCGTTCGGGCCGGTGGTTGCGCTTAGTTCCTTCACGGATTGGAGAGAGGCGATGAAGCAAGCGAACCGCTCACGTTACGGCCTGCAAGCCGGTGTGTTCACCAAGGATATGGAAAAGGCGCTTATGGCAGCCCGCGAGCTGCAGGCAGGAGGCGTTTTGATTAATGATATTCCTACTTTCCGACTCGACCATATGCCTTATGGAGGATTGAAGGATAGCGGGACTGGCAGGGAAGGGGTGCGATACGCGGTGGAGGATATGACAGAACCCAAACTTGTCAGCTTCAGGAGCGGTTTTTACGAGATTTGA
- a CDS encoding excinuclease ABC, A subunit yields the protein MSEYIEILGARIHNLKNIDVRIPRGKLTVITGVSGSGKSSLAFDTLYEEGKRRYLLYSGSQFMVDSKPMFDQITGLSPTVAVEQRITRQSNPRSTVGTRTKISNMLAMLFAAYGKRDPEHDDQLPLTMDMFQRNSPKGMCVKCLGNGVVHFIDEPRIFSNINTPIKDLLVEGILYRGKSKQKLDEFCYYHGLSVGQPLHTLSDEQLKALKYGDNGKTKFHGILSLLQNGFKRGELSGRQNDFLQETYFMKHICPKCNGTGLGEQAMYTTIADRTITDLQHMYIRDLNELLRFEKDAFTTSPLIHDIIVKLDCMVDVGLHHLSLSRPVPTLSGGEIQRLFLATFVIAEMESIIFIFDEPTIGLHEIEKAKLIGIIQNLVKRGNTVIAVEHDENFMRAADYIIDIGPDAGIYGGQRIFQGTFESFMNCEASRTAPYLASVNQLTVKSNNKQMDSTKMLTIENACLHNLRNVTVNIPLGLMVGIAGVSGSGKSSLISGTLVPKLKELLGSKNAADEEEMDDRLPSRTNASLRGASLIKKCLVIDQKPIGRTRTSCPATFTGIYDRIRRMYASTELAIELGYTPVIFSFNSEGGCSECKGDGIIQYNVGLGNYIELHCDSCGGTGFIEEAMQILIEGTNIRQVLEMSVSEALVFFGDEHKQSYDKIIQHTLQTLERVGLGYITLGQKTPTISGGESQRIKLAKELSKQGGKDCLYVMDEPTTGLSFSDTERLMKLILELTDAGNSVVVTEHDPAVLSNCDYIIEMGPGGGTDGGTVIAEGTPAALKQNNKSIIGRYLK from the coding sequence ATGAGCGAGTATATCGAGATTCTAGGAGCTCGGATTCATAATTTGAAAAATATTGACGTCCGGATACCCCGGGGCAAATTGACCGTAATTACTGGTGTGTCAGGAAGCGGCAAGTCCAGTTTAGCCTTCGATACGTTGTATGAGGAAGGAAAACGACGTTATTTGTTGTATTCCGGTTCGCAGTTTATGGTGGATTCAAAGCCCATGTTCGATCAAATAACCGGATTGTCTCCTACAGTTGCCGTAGAGCAGCGAATAACTCGACAATCTAATCCGCGCAGCACAGTAGGTACTCGAACAAAGATCAGTAACATGCTTGCTATGTTATTCGCTGCCTATGGGAAGAGGGATCCGGAGCATGACGACCAACTTCCTCTAACGATGGACATGTTTCAGCGAAATTCACCGAAAGGAATGTGCGTGAAATGTCTGGGAAACGGCGTCGTACATTTCATAGATGAACCACGCATATTTTCGAATATTAACACGCCAATCAAAGATTTACTCGTCGAGGGAATATTATATCGCGGCAAGAGCAAACAGAAGCTGGATGAATTTTGTTACTATCATGGATTATCGGTCGGACAACCCCTTCATACTTTGAGCGACGAGCAGCTGAAGGCTTTAAAGTACGGAGACAACGGCAAGACGAAATTCCATGGTATCCTTTCATTGCTTCAAAACGGATTCAAACGGGGAGAGCTTAGCGGTAGACAAAACGATTTTCTGCAGGAAACTTATTTCATGAAACACATCTGTCCCAAATGTAACGGAACCGGCTTAGGTGAGCAAGCCATGTACACGACGATTGCAGATAGAACAATAACCGATCTGCAGCATATGTACATCCGCGATCTGAATGAGCTCCTGCGATTTGAGAAAGACGCTTTTACAACCAGCCCCCTCATCCACGATATCATCGTGAAATTAGACTGTATGGTGGATGTAGGCCTTCACCATCTTTCATTGTCACGACCGGTTCCAACCTTATCTGGGGGAGAAATTCAAAGGCTGTTTCTCGCAACCTTCGTTATAGCCGAAATGGAATCAATCATCTTTATATTCGATGAGCCGACAATCGGACTTCATGAAATAGAGAAAGCAAAGCTCATTGGCATTATTCAAAATCTCGTAAAGCGCGGGAATACAGTCATTGCTGTCGAGCATGATGAAAATTTTATGAGGGCCGCAGATTATATTATCGATATCGGACCTGATGCAGGGATTTATGGGGGTCAACGTATTTTCCAAGGCACATTCGAGTCCTTCATGAACTGCGAAGCTTCAAGAACAGCGCCATATTTGGCATCTGTAAATCAATTGACGGTGAAGAGCAATAACAAGCAGATGGATAGTACCAAAATGCTGACTATTGAAAACGCTTGCCTTCATAATTTGCGCAATGTGACTGTAAACATTCCTCTTGGCTTGATGGTCGGCATCGCGGGCGTCTCCGGAAGCGGGAAATCCAGCTTGATTTCTGGCACTTTAGTGCCGAAGCTAAAGGAGCTACTTGGAAGTAAAAATGCAGCTGATGAGGAAGAAATGGACGATCGGCTTCCATCAAGAACGAATGCAAGTCTTAGAGGAGCTTCTCTTATCAAAAAATGTTTAGTGATTGATCAAAAGCCAATCGGAAGAACCCGTACATCTTGCCCAGCAACCTTTACGGGTATATATGATCGAATCCGCAGAATGTATGCAAGTACAGAACTCGCAATTGAATTAGGATACACGCCAGTTATATTTTCGTTTAATTCCGAGGGCGGGTGCAGCGAATGCAAGGGGGATGGCATCATTCAATACAATGTCGGCTTAGGTAACTATATTGAATTGCATTGTGATTCTTGCGGTGGCACCGGCTTCATCGAAGAAGCGATGCAAATTCTGATCGAAGGCACCAATATACGGCAGGTCCTAGAGATGAGTGTTTCAGAAGCGCTGGTGTTCTTTGGGGATGAGCACAAACAATCCTACGATAAAATCATTCAACATACGCTTCAGACGCTGGAACGCGTGGGACTGGGATACATAACACTTGGACAAAAAACTCCCACCATATCAGGAGGGGAATCCCAACGTATTAAACTCGCCAAAGAGCTTAGCAAGCAAGGAGGCAAAGATTGTTTATATGTCATGGATGAGCCTACGACAGGACTATCTTTTTCTGACACGGAAAGGCTCATGAAGTTAATCCTTGAACTGACGGACGCCGGGAATTCAGTCGTTGTAACTGAACACGATCCTGCTGTTCTGAGTAACTGTGATTATATTATCGAAATGGGCCCCGGAGGCGGTACAGACGGCGGAACGGTTATTGCCGAAGGCACTCCTGCCGCGCTGAAGCAAAACAATAAATCCATTATTGGCAGGTACTTAAAATGA